Proteins from one Paracoccus aminovorans genomic window:
- the ahbB gene encoding siroheme decarboxylase subunit beta yields MTRSLDPTDRRIVQATQAGLPLVAAPYAEIAARLGLSETEVIARLRAMQDRGAIRRIAVAPNHYALGMVANGMSVWDVADDRVSALGPRVGALPFVSHCYRRPRRLPGWPYNLFAMLHGADRAEVEAKRAEVAALLGNACRGHDILYSTRILKKTGLRLRDD; encoded by the coding sequence ATGACCCGCAGCCTCGACCCGACCGACCGGCGCATCGTGCAGGCCACCCAGGCCGGCCTGCCGCTGGTCGCCGCCCCCTATGCCGAGATCGCCGCCCGTCTGGGCCTGAGCGAAACCGAGGTGATCGCTCGCCTGCGCGCCATGCAGGACCGCGGCGCCATCCGCCGGATCGCGGTGGCGCCGAACCATTACGCGCTGGGGATGGTCGCCAACGGCATGAGCGTCTGGGACGTCGCCGACGACCGCGTCTCGGCACTTGGCCCACGCGTGGGCGCCCTGCCCTTCGTCAGCCATTGCTATCGCCGGCCGCGCCGGCTGCCCGGCTGGCCCTACAACCTGTTCGCCATGCTGCACGGCGCCGACCGGGCCGAGGTCGAGGCCAAGCGCGCCGAGGTGGCCGCGCTGCTGGGCAACGCCTGCCGCGGCCACGACATTCTTTATTCCACGCGCATCCTGAAAAAGACCGGGCTGCGCCTGCGCGACGACTGA
- a CDS encoding Lrp/AsnC family transcriptional regulator yields the protein MSRAVLPPEALDATDRAILNALQDGFPLVPRPYDAAGATLGISGDELLTRLAHLRRIGATTRFGPFFDAAEIGGAFCLCAMAVPADRFETVMTQVNAHPEVAHNYERSHALNMWFVLATDSPGAIDRTARAIEDETGLEVMLFPKLEEYFIGFRVRA from the coding sequence ATGAGCCGCGCCGTGCTGCCCCCCGAGGCGCTGGACGCCACCGACCGCGCCATCCTGAACGCCTTGCAGGACGGCTTTCCGCTGGTGCCGCGCCCCTATGACGCCGCCGGCGCCACGCTGGGGATCTCGGGCGACGAGTTGCTCACGCGCCTCGCCCATCTGCGCCGGATCGGCGCCACCACCCGCTTCGGCCCCTTCTTCGACGCGGCCGAGATCGGCGGCGCCTTCTGCCTGTGCGCCATGGCGGTGCCGGCGGATCGTTTCGAGACGGTCATGACCCAGGTCAATGCCCATCCCGAGGTCGCGCATAACTATGAACGCAGCCACGCGCTGAACATGTGGTTCGTCCTTGCCACCGATTCCCCCGGCGCCATCGACCGCACCGCGCGCGCCATCGAGGACGAGACGGGGTTGGAGGTCATGCTGTTTCCCAAGCTCGAAGAATATTTCATCGGTTTCCGGGTGCGGGCATGA
- the ahbB gene encoding siroheme decarboxylase subunit beta, giving the protein MRDMPDPDTLDTRLLDEFQRDLPLVQRPFAAMAAGLDTTEAEVLARLRRLQAAGCIARVGATCRPNTAGASTLAALAVPPARVEEVAAIVGAEPGVNHSYLREDAWNLWFVATAPSAPELAQALARIEAAAGLAVLSLPLLRPFNIDLGFRLRGPRAAMGLDRQADMAVLRAGDRALMQALSCGLALVPRPFAALAAGLDRPEPEVIARIAALAEARILTRVGVILRHRALGWVANAMVVWRPGRIEAAGRALAQLPGVTLCYQRRTVPGVWDWPLFCMIHARSRPEALAVLDRARALPELAGVPHKVLFSTRCFKQRGALIEAA; this is encoded by the coding sequence ATGCGCGACATGCCCGATCCCGATACGCTCGACACCCGGCTGCTGGACGAATTCCAGCGCGACCTGCCGCTGGTGCAGCGCCCCTTCGCGGCCATGGCGGCCGGCCTGGACACCACCGAAGCCGAGGTGCTGGCCCGCCTGCGCCGCCTGCAGGCGGCGGGCTGCATCGCCCGCGTCGGCGCCACCTGCCGGCCGAACACCGCCGGCGCCTCGACCCTGGCCGCGCTGGCGGTGCCCCCGGCGCGGGTCGAGGAGGTCGCCGCCATCGTCGGCGCCGAGCCGGGCGTGAACCATTCCTATCTGCGCGAGGATGCCTGGAACCTGTGGTTCGTCGCCACCGCGCCCTCGGCGCCCGAACTGGCGCAGGCGCTGGCGCGGATCGAGGCCGCCGCCGGCCTTGCCGTGCTGTCGCTGCCGCTGCTGCGGCCGTTCAACATCGACCTGGGCTTTCGCCTGCGCGGGCCGCGCGCGGCGATGGGGCTGGACCGGCAGGCCGACATGGCCGTGCTGCGCGCGGGCGACCGGGCGCTGATGCAGGCGCTGTCCTGCGGGCTGGCGCTGGTGCCGCGCCCCTTCGCCGCGCTGGCCGCCGGGCTGGACCGCCCCGAGCCCGAGGTGATCGCCCGCATCGCGGCCCTGGCCGAGGCCCGCATCCTGACCCGCGTCGGCGTCATCCTGCGCCACCGCGCGCTGGGCTGGGTGGCGAATGCGATGGTGGTCTGGCGGCCCGGCCGCATCGAAGCCGCCGGCCGCGCCCTGGCGCAACTGCCGGGCGTGACCCTGTGCTACCAGCGCCGCACCGTGCCGGGGGTCTGGGACTGGCCGCTGTTCTGCATGATCCACGCCCGGTCCCGCCCCGAGGCGCTGGCGGTGCTGGACCGCGCCCGCGCGTTGCCGGAACTGGCGGGCGTGCCGCACAAGGTCTTGTTCTCGACCCGGTGCTTCAAGCAGCGCGGCGCGCTGATCGAGGCCGCATGA
- a CDS encoding cytochrome D1 domain-containing protein: MIRACLTALALILPPAVQAQDASALLGPAESRGTGDLGVVIERASGSVLVVDQSERAALCRVEGLGDLSHASLTFSPDERFAYVFGRDGGLSKVDILACRLENRVIQAGNAIGGAISDDGRLVAVSNYEPGGVKVFDADTLAQVADVPMGSKTVGLADAPGSRFVVATWDSGEVWVLDHSADPAKPLVTRIKGIGANPYDALMTADGRTYIVGLFGEKGLTTLDLWQDPPQPRRILPDYGRDQPDLPVYKMPHLQGWTLAGASYALPAVGLHQVLWADAATGAETARTEVAGQPVFVTARPDGRELWVNFATPDNGTVQVIDALTRQVKRTLHPGAGILHMEFTPRGHEVWLSARDDDRVVIHDARTYEKLGEIEARAPSGIFFTARAHRTGL, from the coding sequence ATGATCCGGGCCTGCCTGACCGCCCTTGCGCTGATCCTGCCGCCCGCCGTCCAGGCCCAGGACGCGTCCGCCCTGCTCGGCCCGGCCGAGAGCCGCGGCACCGGCGACCTGGGCGTGGTGATCGAGCGCGCCAGCGGCTCGGTCCTGGTCGTGGACCAGTCCGAGCGGGCGGCGCTGTGCCGGGTCGAGGGCTTGGGCGACCTGTCCCATGCCTCGCTGACCTTTTCGCCCGACGAACGCTTCGCCTATGTCTTCGGCCGCGACGGCGGGCTCAGCAAGGTGGACATCCTGGCCTGCCGGCTGGAGAACCGCGTGATCCAGGCCGGCAACGCCATCGGCGGCGCGATCTCGGACGACGGCCGGCTGGTCGCGGTCTCGAACTACGAGCCGGGCGGTGTCAAGGTCTTCGACGCCGATACGCTGGCGCAGGTCGCGGACGTGCCGATGGGCTCCAAGACCGTGGGGCTGGCCGATGCGCCCGGATCGCGCTTCGTGGTGGCGACCTGGGACAGCGGCGAGGTCTGGGTGCTGGACCATTCGGCCGACCCGGCAAAACCCTTGGTGACGCGGATAAAGGGCATCGGCGCCAATCCCTATGACGCGCTGATGACCGCCGACGGGCGGACCTATATCGTGGGGCTGTTCGGCGAAAAGGGACTGACCACGCTGGACCTGTGGCAGGACCCGCCGCAGCCGCGCCGCATCCTGCCCGACTATGGCCGCGACCAGCCCGACCTGCCGGTCTACAAGATGCCGCATCTGCAGGGCTGGACCCTGGCCGGGGCTAGCTACGCCCTGCCCGCCGTCGGGCTACACCAGGTGCTGTGGGCCGATGCCGCGACCGGCGCCGAGACCGCCCGCACCGAGGTCGCGGGCCAGCCGGTCTTCGTCACCGCAAGGCCGGACGGGCGCGAGCTTTGGGTGAACTTCGCCACCCCCGACAACGGCACGGTGCAGGTGATCGACGCGCTGACCCGGCAGGTCAAGCGGACCCTGCACCCGGGCGCCGGCATCCTGCACATGGAATTCACCCCGCGCGGGCACGAGGTCTGGTTGTCGGCGCGCGACGACGACCGCGTGGTGATCCACGACGCCCGCACCTATGAAAAACTGGGCGAGATCGAGGCTCGCGCGCCCTCGGGCATCTTCTTCACCGCCCGCGCGCATCGGACGGGGTTGTGA
- a CDS encoding c-type cytochrome: MAEPGPALVLAFAALTATTPAGAEVAADRQVRLQHMVIQDCGSCHGLTMKGGLGKPITPEALADHDPEGLAAIILDGVPGSAMPPWRPLITEEEALWIAEYLKKEKAE, encoded by the coding sequence ATGGCTGAGCCGGGGCCGGCCCTGGTCCTCGCCTTTGCGGCGCTGACCGCGACCACCCCCGCCGGGGCCGAGGTCGCGGCCGACCGGCAGGTCCGGCTGCAGCATATGGTGATCCAGGACTGCGGCTCGTGCCACGGGCTGACGATGAAGGGCGGGCTGGGCAAGCCGATCACCCCCGAGGCGCTGGCGGATCACGACCCCGAAGGGCTGGCCGCGATCATCCTCGACGGCGTGCCGGGCAGCGCCATGCCGCCCTGGCGGCCGCTGATCACCGAGGAAGAGGCGCTGTGGATCGCCGAATACCTCAAGAAGGAGAAAGCCGAATGA
- the cobA gene encoding uroporphyrinogen-III C-methyltransferase gives MAGKVYLIGAGPGDPDLLTLKALRLLQSAEVVVHDRLVSPEIMALTPAGALCVPVGKAAGFHSVPQDRINELLVEMARDGHRVVRLKGGDPLIFGRGSEEAEALAAAGIPYAYVPGITAAQGAACSTGVPLTHRGLATGVRYVTGHRAQDAALELDWQSLADPDTTLVVYMGAANMVEIAARLIAAGMPLDLPVLAVAHATTPRERRMLSDLARIGADLARQPMEAPVLFVIGRVAGLYETAALPLPQRQRGAHLRVVGHG, from the coding sequence ATGGCGGGCAAGGTCTATCTGATCGGCGCGGGGCCGGGCGACCCCGACCTGCTGACGCTGAAGGCGCTGCGGCTGCTGCAATCGGCCGAGGTCGTGGTCCACGACCGGCTGGTCAGCCCCGAGATCATGGCGCTGACGCCGGCGGGCGCGCTGTGCGTCCCGGTCGGCAAGGCGGCGGGTTTTCACAGCGTCCCGCAGGACCGCATCAACGAATTGCTGGTCGAGATGGCCCGCGACGGGCACCGGGTGGTCCGGCTGAAGGGCGGCGACCCGCTGATCTTCGGCCGCGGCTCGGAAGAGGCCGAGGCGCTGGCCGCCGCCGGCATTCCCTATGCCTATGTCCCGGGCATCACCGCCGCCCAGGGCGCCGCCTGCTCGACCGGGGTGCCGCTGACGCATCGCGGGCTGGCGACGGGCGTGCGCTACGTCACCGGCCACCGCGCCCAGGACGCCGCGCTGGAGCTGGACTGGCAGAGCCTGGCCGATCCCGACACCACGCTGGTCGTCTATATGGGCGCCGCGAACATGGTCGAGATCGCGGCCCGGCTGATCGCCGCCGGCATGCCCCTGGACCTGCCGGTGCTGGCCGTCGCCCATGCCACCACCCCGCGCGAGCGGCGGATGCTGTCGGACCTGGCCCGGATCGGCGCCGACCTGGCGCGTCAGCCGATGGAGGCGCCGGTGCTGTTCGTCATCGGCCGCGTCGCCGGGCTCTACGAGACCGCCGCCCTGCCGCTGCCGCAACGGCAGCGAGGCGCGCATCTGCGCGTGGTGGGCCATGGCTGA
- a CDS encoding cytochrome D1 domain-containing protein, whose protein sequence is MTLLASAALALVLGAGMATAQTAAPADPPATAAPANSELNEVTGPKAGAETEVQELPRSEGARLSTDEQAKAKTEVQDHTSKPQDQYEPSLTTLGQQQMAVPGAPEGVPAMTQAEFDEANTIYFERCAGCHGVLRKGATGKALTPDLTRELGYEYLHTFIEYGSPAGMPNWGTSGQLDARQVDLMARYVLQDPASPPEWGMPEMRDSWKVVVAPEDRPTEKQNDWDLENLFSVTLRDAGQIALIDGSSYEIKKVLDTGYAVHISRMSASGRYLMVIGRDAKVDMIDLWMKDPSIVATIKVGAEARSVETSKMKGWEDKYAIAGAYWPPQYVIMDGQTLEPLKIVSTRGNIYDEQTYHPEPRVAAILSSHYRPEFLVNIKETGKIQLVDYTDLKNLKITEIEAERFLHDGGLDSTKRYFITAANARGKLVVIDTKEGKLAAITDTGGETPHPGRGANFEHPTFGPVWATSHLGDDSVALIGTDPEGHPDSAWKIVDSFPALGGGSLFVKTYPGSNHLYVDATLNPEPSISGAVAVFKIDEMKGDGSDPEILTLPITEWAGITEGQPRVVQGEFNKDGTEIWFSVWNGKDQQSAIVVVDDKTLELKHVIKDERLVTPTGKFNVKNTQGDIY, encoded by the coding sequence ATGACGCTTCTGGCGTCGGCGGCCCTGGCCCTGGTCCTTGGCGCCGGCATGGCCACGGCCCAGACGGCCGCCCCTGCCGACCCGCCCGCGACCGCGGCCCCGGCCAATTCCGAACTGAACGAAGTCACCGGCCCCAAGGCCGGGGCCGAGACCGAGGTGCAGGAGCTGCCCCGGTCCGAAGGCGCGCGGCTGAGCACCGACGAGCAGGCCAAGGCCAAGACCGAGGTGCAGGACCATACCTCGAAGCCGCAAGACCAGTACGAGCCGTCGCTGACCACGCTCGGCCAGCAGCAGATGGCCGTGCCCGGCGCCCCCGAGGGCGTGCCCGCGATGACCCAGGCCGAGTTCGACGAGGCGAACACCATCTATTTCGAGCGCTGCGCCGGCTGCCACGGCGTGCTGCGCAAGGGCGCGACCGGCAAGGCGCTGACGCCCGACCTGACGCGCGAACTGGGCTATGAATACCTGCATACCTTCATCGAATACGGCTCGCCCGCCGGGATGCCGAACTGGGGCACCTCGGGCCAGCTGGACGCGCGGCAGGTGGACCTGATGGCCCGCTATGTCCTGCAGGACCCGGCCAGCCCGCCGGAATGGGGCATGCCCGAGATGCGCGACAGCTGGAAGGTCGTGGTCGCGCCCGAGGACCGCCCCACCGAAAAGCAGAACGACTGGGATCTCGAGAACCTGTTCTCGGTCACGCTGCGCGACGCCGGCCAGATCGCCCTGATCGACGGCAGCAGCTACGAGATCAAGAAGGTGCTGGACACCGGCTATGCGGTGCACATCAGCCGCATGTCGGCCTCGGGCCGCTATCTGATGGTGATCGGGCGCGATGCCAAGGTGGACATGATCGACCTGTGGATGAAGGACCCCTCGATCGTCGCCACCATCAAGGTCGGCGCCGAGGCGCGTTCGGTCGAGACCTCGAAGATGAAGGGCTGGGAGGACAAATACGCCATCGCCGGCGCCTATTGGCCGCCGCAATACGTCATCATGGACGGCCAGACGCTGGAGCCGCTGAAGATCGTCTCGACCCGCGGCAACATCTATGACGAGCAGACCTATCACCCCGAACCGCGGGTGGCGGCGATCCTGTCCTCGCATTACCGGCCCGAGTTCCTGGTCAACATCAAGGAGACCGGCAAGATCCAGCTGGTCGACTATACCGACCTCAAGAACCTGAAGATCACCGAGATCGAGGCCGAGCGCTTCCTGCACGACGGCGGGCTGGACAGTACCAAGCGCTATTTCATCACCGCCGCCAACGCGCGCGGCAAGCTGGTGGTGATCGACACCAAGGAGGGCAAGCTGGCCGCGATCACCGACACCGGCGGCGAGACCCCGCATCCGGGTCGGGGCGCGAACTTCGAACATCCGACCTTCGGGCCGGTCTGGGCGACCTCGCACCTGGGCGACGATTCGGTGGCGCTGATCGGCACCGACCCGGAAGGCCATCCCGACAGCGCCTGGAAGATCGTCGACAGCTTCCCGGCGCTGGGGGGCGGGTCGCTGTTCGTCAAGACCTATCCCGGCTCGAACCACCTCTATGTCGATGCGACGCTGAACCCCGAGCCGTCGATTTCCGGCGCGGTGGCGGTGTTCAAGATCGACGAGATGAAGGGCGACGGCTCGGACCCCGAGATCCTGACCCTGCCGATCACCGAATGGGCCGGCATCACCGAGGGCCAGCCGCGCGTCGTCCAGGGCGAGTTCAACAAGGACGGCACCGAGATCTGGTTCTCGGTCTGGAACGGCAAGGACCAGCAATCGGCCATCGTCGTGGTGGACGACAAGACGCTGGAGCTGAAGCACGTCATCAAGGACGAGCGCCTGGTGACGCCGACCGGCAAGTTCAACGTCAAGAACACCCAGGGCGACATCTACTGA
- a CDS encoding NosR/NirI family protein, protein MNLPAPLRRLLRAAALLPLLAAAPGPPAATPAEAAPAVPVQAEAAIAAAAPDAALAAALFRLPPGVAPVLLRQETPVPGWRVEAEGRALGLIGSTWELAGSTGYSGRPLDVLVAVAVAGDGRIAGARLMRHAEPVLTLGISDADIAAYVDGFRGHDMNRASTDADLPDVIARATVSTGVIRDGILRSARLLAAAQAEGGVIDRMAYAPADWAALEAMGALSHARVTMAEAAAAMPWARPPIPPSDAPWFEMWTGLIDTPTAGRNLLGQQGLTEIAGRLGPGEALLAVFSRGLQSHRGSEYRRTGRFQRIEITQGETRLVPAAESFASVPRLAVAGAPALKERSVFRINADPQAGGIDPARPFRVTVATGREGSGGTALTLPVSAEVALPDAFRIARPAADPPLWQHFWLQKRPQIAVVGAMLAVLGLILFAQEWLVRRPRLWRGLRLGYLATTLAVLGWGLGAQLSVVQVIAFLHALLFGFRWETFLVAPLIFVLWSAVALGMLFWGRGVFCGWLCPFGALQELTNAVAQRLGLRQIAVPQALHERLWVIKYTLFVGLVALSFYSMEQALVMAEVEPFKTAISLRFLRPWPFVLFVLVLLGAGLFVERFYCRYLCPLGAGLALPAKLKIFDWLKRRPQCGRECRLCETKCTVGAIDPLGRINANECVLCLRCQVVMYDPATCPVLKRRARAAPAAPLPAGAHPGAAVQPARPAARPLPEDAE, encoded by the coding sequence ATGAACCTGCCTGCACCGCTTCGCCGCCTTCTTCGCGCCGCCGCGCTTCTGCCGCTGCTGGCGGCGGCCCCGGGCCCGCCTGCCGCCACGCCGGCCGAAGCCGCCCCTGCGGTGCCGGTCCAGGCCGAGGCCGCCATCGCTGCCGCCGCGCCCGATGCCGCGCTGGCCGCCGCGCTGTTCCGGCTGCCGCCCGGCGTTGCGCCGGTGCTGCTGCGCCAGGAAACCCCGGTGCCGGGCTGGCGGGTCGAGGCCGAGGGCCGCGCCCTGGGCCTGATCGGCTCGACCTGGGAGCTTGCGGGCTCGACCGGCTATTCCGGCCGGCCGCTGGACGTGCTGGTCGCGGTCGCGGTCGCGGGCGACGGCCGCATCGCCGGCGCCCGGCTGATGCGCCACGCCGAGCCGGTGCTGACGCTGGGCATCTCGGACGCGGACATCGCCGCCTATGTCGACGGTTTCCGCGGCCATGACATGAACCGCGCCTCGACCGACGCCGATCTGCCCGACGTGATCGCGCGCGCCACCGTCTCGACCGGGGTGATCCGCGACGGCATCCTGCGCAGCGCCCGGCTGCTGGCCGCCGCCCAGGCCGAGGGCGGGGTCATCGACCGCATGGCCTATGCCCCGGCCGACTGGGCTGCGCTGGAAGCGATGGGCGCATTGTCCCATGCCCGCGTCACCATGGCCGAGGCCGCGGCGGCCATGCCCTGGGCCCGGCCGCCGATCCCGCCCTCGGACGCCCCCTGGTTCGAGATGTGGACCGGCCTGATCGACACCCCCACCGCCGGGCGCAACCTGCTGGGTCAGCAGGGGCTGACGGAAATTGCCGGCCGGCTCGGCCCGGGCGAGGCGCTGCTGGCGGTGTTCTCGCGCGGGCTGCAATCCCATCGCGGCAGCGAATACCGCCGCACCGGCCGCTTCCAGCGCATCGAGATCACCCAAGGCGAGACCCGGCTGGTGCCCGCGGCCGAATCCTTCGCCTCGGTTCCCCGGCTCGCCGTCGCCGGCGCGCCCGCGTTGAAGGAACGCAGCGTCTTTCGCATCAACGCCGACCCGCAGGCCGGCGGCATCGACCCCGCCCGGCCCTTTCGCGTCACCGTCGCCACCGGGCGCGAGGGATCGGGCGGCACCGCCCTGACGCTGCCGGTCAGCGCCGAGGTCGCGTTGCCCGACGCCTTCCGCATCGCCCGGCCTGCGGCCGATCCGCCGCTGTGGCAGCACTTCTGGCTGCAGAAGCGGCCGCAGATCGCCGTGGTCGGGGCCATGCTGGCGGTGCTGGGGCTGATCCTCTTTGCGCAGGAATGGCTGGTGCGCCGGCCGCGGCTGTGGCGGGGGCTGCGGCTGGGCTATCTGGCGACCACGCTGGCGGTGCTGGGCTGGGGCCTGGGCGCGCAGCTGTCGGTGGTGCAGGTCATCGCCTTCCTGCACGCGCTGCTCTTCGGCTTCCGCTGGGAGACCTTCCTGGTCGCGCCGCTGATCTTCGTGCTGTGGTCGGCGGTGGCGCTGGGAATGCTGTTCTGGGGCCGGGGCGTGTTCTGCGGCTGGCTGTGCCCCTTCGGCGCGTTGCAGGAACTGACCAATGCCGTCGCGCAAAGGCTGGGCCTGCGGCAGATAGCCGTGCCGCAGGCGCTGCACGAACGGCTGTGGGTCATCAAATACACGCTGTTCGTCGGGCTGGTGGCGCTGTCCTTCTATTCGATGGAACAGGCGCTGGTCATGGCCGAGGTCGAGCCGTTCAAGACCGCGATCAGCCTGCGCTTCCTGCGGCCCTGGCCCTTCGTGCTGTTCGTGCTGGTGCTGCTGGGGGCGGGGCTGTTCGTCGAGCGCTTCTATTGCCGCTACCTGTGTCCGCTGGGCGCGGGGCTGGCGCTGCCGGCGAAGCTGAAGATCTTCGACTGGCTCAAGCGCCGGCCGCAATGCGGGCGCGAATGCCGGCTGTGCGAGACGAAATGCACCGTCGGCGCCATCGACCCGCTGGGCCGCATCAACGCCAACGAATGCGTGCTGTGCCTGCGCTGCCAGGTGGTCATGTACGACCCGGCGACCTGCCCGGTGCTGAAGCGCCGCGCCCGCGCCGCGCCCGCCGCGCCGCTGCCGGCCGGCGCGCATCCGGGCGCAGCCGTCCAGCCCGCCCGCCCGGCGGCGCGCCCCTTGCCGGAGGATGCCGAATGA
- a CDS encoding FAD:protein FMN transferase gives MTMPRRRFLALSACALATPARAGARHAWQGTALGADVALTVRGGSAEAARAFFAEAARSLRGVERQFSLFSGSELRRLNALGRLAHPSAEMLAVLRLAAAVHEATGGAFDPTVQPLWQARRLGQDETAAAALVGWGDVRFGPSEVRLTRPGMALTLNGIAQGFAADLLAEVAARHRLAEVLIDAGEIRALGPAPWDAVIEAPGGRVLHRLALRGRALATSAAYGTRIGPAGDRAHIIGPAGQAPRWALVSISADRAMLADALSTAAVLMERPAIDRALAAFPEARVEALVPA, from the coding sequence ATGACGATGCCCCGCCGCCGTTTCCTGGCCCTGTCCGCCTGCGCGCTGGCGACGCCCGCTCGCGCCGGCGCTCGCCATGCCTGGCAGGGCACGGCCCTGGGCGCCGACGTGGCGCTGACGGTCCGGGGCGGCTCGGCCGAGGCCGCCCGCGCCTTTTTCGCCGAGGCCGCGCGCAGCCTGCGCGGGGTCGAGCGGCAGTTCTCGCTTTTCTCCGGCTCCGAGCTGCGACGCCTGAACGCGCTGGGGCGGCTCGCGCATCCCTCGGCCGAGATGCTGGCGGTGCTGCGCCTCGCCGCTGCCGTGCATGAGGCGACGGGCGGCGCCTTCGATCCCACGGTGCAGCCGCTGTGGCAGGCGCGGCGGCTGGGACAGGACGAAACCGCCGCCGCGGCGCTGGTCGGCTGGGGGGACGTGCGCTTCGGCCCATCCGAGGTGCGTCTGACCCGTCCTGGCATGGCGCTGACGCTGAACGGCATCGCCCAGGGCTTCGCCGCCGACCTTCTGGCCGAGGTCGCCGCCCGGCATCGCCTTGCCGAGGTGCTGATCGATGCGGGCGAGATCCGCGCGCTTGGCCCGGCGCCCTGGGATGCGGTCATCGAGGCGCCCGGCGGCCGGGTCCTGCACCGGCTGGCGTTGCGCGGCCGGGCGCTGGCCACTTCGGCCGCCTATGGCACCCGGATCGGCCCGGCGGGCGACCGGGCGCATATCATCGGGCCGGCGGGTCAGGCGCCCCGCTGGGCGCTGGTCTCGATCAGCGCCGACCGCGCCATGCTGGCCGATGCGCTTTCCACGGCGGCGGTGCTGATGGAACGCCCGGCGATCGACCGGGCGCTGGCAGCCTTTCCCGAGGCGCGGGTCGAGGCTTTGGTTCCGGCTTGA
- the ubiV gene encoding ubiquinone anaerobic biosynthesis protein UbiV, producing the protein MDLTIGPLAFFWTAPQVADFYRRLAATPARRVVIGEWVCSKRLPFWQHEIPGAVEALLAAGKEVALTTLALITLRRERRQTEELFAAGLAVEIADLGALRHLPEGVPFQVGPTVNVYNEGTLEWLARKGATRICLPPELPLASVAVLARAGRDAGVAVEVWGHGRAPLAISGRCYHARLHDRAKDSCLFVCGEDPDGREVQTLDGQSFLTVNGVQTLGHAHTTVAGQAEQLRQAGVTALRLSPQVGDFAGVVDVYDRLTRGAIAGDAALAQLRACLPEARFADGFLAGAPGLRQVG; encoded by the coding sequence ATGGACCTGACCATCGGCCCCCTCGCCTTTTTCTGGACCGCGCCGCAGGTCGCGGATTTCTATCGGCGCCTGGCCGCCACCCCGGCGCGGCGGGTGGTGATCGGCGAATGGGTCTGCTCGAAGCGGCTGCCCTTCTGGCAGCACGAGATCCCCGGCGCGGTCGAGGCCCTGCTGGCCGCCGGCAAGGAGGTGGCGCTGACGACGCTGGCGCTGATCACGCTCCGGCGCGAGCGCCGCCAGACCGAGGAGCTGTTCGCCGCCGGCCTCGCGGTCGAGATCGCCGATCTCGGCGCACTGCGCCACCTGCCCGAGGGCGTCCCCTTCCAGGTCGGCCCCACCGTCAACGTCTATAACGAGGGCACGCTGGAATGGCTGGCCCGCAAGGGCGCGACGCGCATCTGCCTGCCGCCGGAACTGCCGCTGGCCTCGGTCGCGGTGCTGGCCCGGGCCGGGCGCGATGCCGGGGTCGCGGTCGAGGTCTGGGGTCACGGCCGCGCGCCGCTGGCGATCTCGGGGCGCTGCTATCACGCCCGGCTGCACGACCGCGCCAAGGACAGCTGCCTTTTCGTCTGCGGCGAGGACCCGGACGGTCGCGAAGTTCAGACCCTGGACGGCCAGAGCTTCCTGACCGTGAACGGCGTCCAGACGCTGGGCCATGCCCATACCACCGTCGCCGGTCAGGCCGAACAACTGCGGCAGGCCGGCGTGACCGCGCTGCGGCTGTCGCCCCAGGTCGGGGACTTCGCGGGCGTGGTCGATGTCTACGACCGGCTGACCCGCGGCGCGATTGCAGGCGACGCGGCGCTGGCGCAGTTGCGCGCGTGCCTGCCCGAGGCCCGTTTCGCCGACGGCTTCCTGGCCGGCGCGCCAGGGCTGCGGCAGGTCGGCTGA